Proteins encoded by one window of Salvia splendens isolate huo1 chromosome 14, SspV2, whole genome shotgun sequence:
- the LOC121763696 gene encoding uncharacterized protein LOC121763696, producing MASMSNPKTHLWSHKKFRRDNHLRPIKICIVSQQKEEPSDEATTQKGGRRELILRSNAVAILGAIFHFSGPKPNYLGVQKNPAGLALCPATKNCVSTSENISDIAHYAPPWTYNPKEGRGSKKPVSREEAMEELIQVLESTKADNYSPKIAEKKGDYIRVEYESPLLGFVDDVEFWFPPGKKSIVQYRSASRIGNFDFDINRKRIKALRVALEKKGWSSENTF from the exons atggCTTCCATGTCAAATCCCAAAACTCACTTATGGAGCCACAAAAAATTCAGAAGAGACAACCACCTACGACCAATCAAAATTTGCATTGTGTCTCAACAGAAGGAGGAGCCCTCCGATGAAGCAACCACCCAAAAGGGAGGTCGAAG GGAACTAATCTTGAGGAGCAATGCAGTTGCTATTCTTGGAGCCATTTTCCACTTTAG TGGACCAAAGCCAAATTATTTGGGTGTGCAGAAAAATCCAGCTGGATTAGCTTTGTGCCCTGCTACTAAAAACTGTGTATCTACTTCTGAGAACATCAGTGATATAGCCCACTATGCTCCTCCTTG GACATATAATCCTAAGGAGGGGAGAGGGAGTAAAAAACCAGTGAGCAGAGAAGAAGCTATGGAAGAGCTGATtcaagtg CTAGAATCAACAAAAGCTGACAATTACAGTCCCAAGATAGCAGAGAAAAAGGGTGACTACATCCGTGTGGAATATGAAAGCCCACTCCTCGGT TTTGTTGACGATGTTGAGTTTTGGTTTCCGCCCGGCAAGAAATCCATCGTACAGTATCGATCTGCATCGCGGATAGGAAATTTCGACTTTGACATCAACAGAAAGAGGATCAAG GCACTGCGTGTAGCATTGGAGAAGAAAGGATGGTCATCAGAAAACACATTTTGA
- the LOC121765887 gene encoding glutathione S-transferase 2-like isoform X3, whose translation MEPQDKVQVQSSSSAPKLLLYSYWQSSCSWRVRFALNLKGLSYEYRAVNLDKGDQFTPEFEKLNPLHYVPVLVDGDVVVSDSYAIILHLEQNYPQNPLLPSDPQLRAINLQAASIVSSSIQPLHMMAVMKYVEEKFGPEERAAWVQIHIEKGFLGDTAYMADVFLAPQIAITAKRFNIDMSEFPTLDAIYKSCIALPEFEVSLPEKQPDAVP comes from the exons ATGGAACCCCAGGACAAG GTGCAGGTTCAGTCATCATCATCAGCTCCCAAGCTACTACTCTACTCCTATTGGCAGAGCTCTTGTTCTTGGCGCGTTCGATTTGCTTTGAATCTTAAAG GACTTTCTTACGAGTACAGGGCTGTCAATCTTGATAAAGGAGACCAATTCACTCCAG AATTTGAGAAATTAAATCCCCTTCACTATGTTCCAGTATTGGTTGATGGAGATGTAGTTGTTTCAGACTCATATGCAATTATACTG CATTTGGAACAAAATTATCCTCAAAATCCTTTGTTGCCATCTGATCCTCAACTTCGAGCGATCAATCTTCAG GCTGCAAGTATTGTGTCATCCAGTATACAGCCTCTTCACATGATGGCGGTCATG AAATATGTTGAGGAAAAGTTTGGGCCGGAAGAGCGAGCAGCTTGGGTGCAGATCCATATAGAGAAAGGCTTCTTGG GAGACACGGCCTACATG GCAGATGTGTTCTTGGCTCCTCAAATTGCAATTACTGCAAAGAGATTTAATATCGATATG TCGGAATTCCCAACGTTGGATGCGATATATAAGTCGTGCATTGCACTGCCGGAGTTTGAGGTTTCTTTGCCTGAGAAACAACCTGATGCTGTGCCAtag
- the LOC121765887 gene encoding glutathione S-transferase 2-like isoform X2, producing MEPQDKVQSSSSAPKLLLYSYWQSSCSWRVRFALNLKGLSYEYRAVNLDKGDQFTPEFEKLNPLHYVPVLVDGDVVVSDSYAIILHLEQNYPQNPLLPSDPQLRAINLQAASIVSSSIQPLHMMAVMKYVEEKFGPEERAAWVQIHIEKGFLALEKLLKDCAGTFSTGDTAYMADVFLAPQIAITAKRFNIDMSEFPTLDAIYKSCIALPEFEVSLPEKQPDAVP from the exons ATGGAACCCCAGGACAAG GTTCAGTCATCATCATCAGCTCCCAAGCTACTACTCTACTCCTATTGGCAGAGCTCTTGTTCTTGGCGCGTTCGATTTGCTTTGAATCTTAAAG GACTTTCTTACGAGTACAGGGCTGTCAATCTTGATAAAGGAGACCAATTCACTCCAG AATTTGAGAAATTAAATCCCCTTCACTATGTTCCAGTATTGGTTGATGGAGATGTAGTTGTTTCAGACTCATATGCAATTATACTG CATTTGGAACAAAATTATCCTCAAAATCCTTTGTTGCCATCTGATCCTCAACTTCGAGCGATCAATCTTCAG GCTGCAAGTATTGTGTCATCCAGTATACAGCCTCTTCACATGATGGCGGTCATG AAATATGTTGAGGAAAAGTTTGGGCCGGAAGAGCGAGCAGCTTGGGTGCAGATCCATATAGAGAAAGGCTTCTTGG CCCTTGAAAAGCTGCTGAAAGACTGTGCTGGCACGTTTTCTACAGGAGACACGGCCTACATG GCAGATGTGTTCTTGGCTCCTCAAATTGCAATTACTGCAAAGAGATTTAATATCGATATG TCGGAATTCCCAACGTTGGATGCGATATATAAGTCGTGCATTGCACTGCCGGAGTTTGAGGTTTCTTTGCCTGAGAAACAACCTGATGCTGTGCCAtag
- the LOC121763565 gene encoding 65-kDa microtubule-associated protein 3-like isoform X2 has translation METTCGSLLLELQKMWDEVGEADNDRDIMLFELEQECLDAYRRKVDHANRSRAQLRQTVADAEAQLADISAALGDRPTHIKKSSGSLKQELETIMPQLEDMREKRNERKSQFSEVLKQINSISMELAGSAETSLVEISVDESDLSIKKLDDLRTQLLLLQKEKDERRELLLHLLSITNALCLVLGMDFKSTICSVHPSLDNTCERKSISADTIQGLSTVISRLKDVKLQRMQRLQDLAMTMVELWTLMDTPVEEQQMFQNVTLTIAAAENELTEPNSLSLEIIYDAEAEVLRLQEMKTSKIKEVLLKKRLILEEICLRSHMIVEGQYIKDLSIESIESGAISASYLLEELEAQISKVKEEAFSRKEILEKVQKWLLACEEECWLEEYNRDDNRYNAGRGAHLMLKRAEKARVLVNKIPGMVDTLKSKLKAWEKERNTEFLYDGVGLISMIDQYTEIKLLKEQERQIQKKKLQGQLMAEQEAIYGSKPSPSKSGAKCLRPSTGGAASKRFSLGGSTLQTALDKATPSSRSIHKKNPVKRQTLNNSHHHTGLAALSSGKKNTHNGTVKQHSSQSSISHHSGSARLRKALSPLSSLCSNVILQQEEQNTKNSVLQDAEIGCYKTPAAAMPTKRYYSANDENRTPKTMPIPVPATPPTASSAMRTAKTPFTPGVGVRATEQVEYSFEERRAGFAVARTLSMVDV, from the exons ATGGAAACAACTTGCGGTTCTCTTTTGTTAGAGCTACAG AAAATGTGGGATGAAGTTGGAGAGGCTGATAATGATAGGGATATAATGCTTTTTGAACTTGAACAAGAATGTCTGGATGCATATAGAAGGAAAGTGGACCATGCAAACCGTTCAAGAGCTCAGCTGAGACAGACAGTTGCTGATGCTGAAGCCCAGCTTGCGGACATTAGCGCTGCATTGGGAGACCGACCAACTCATATTAAGAAG AGTTCTGGGAGCCTGAAGCAAGAGCTTGAGACAATTATGCCCCAGCTGGAAGatatgagagagaaaagaaatgaGAGGAAGAGCCAATTTTCAGAGGTTCTGAAACAAATTAATAGCATCTCTATGGAGCTTGCTGGTTCAGCGGAAACAAGTCTTGTTGAAATATCTGTTGATGAGAGTGATTTGTCTATAAAAAAGTTGGATGACTTACGTACTCAGTTGCTTTTGTTGCAAAAAGAAAAG GATGAACGCAGAGAACTGCTGCTTCATCTATTGAGTATCACTAATGCTCTATGCTTGGTGCTTGGGATGGACTTCAAATCGACAATTTGCAGTGTTCATCCGTCTCTGGACAACACATGTGAAAGGAAAAGTATAAGTGCAGATACAATACAGGGTTTATCTACTGTCATATCTAGGCTTAAGGATGTTAAGTTGCAGCGCATGCAAAGG CTTCAAGATCTTGCAATGACCATGGTAGAACTCTGGACTCTGATGGATACACCAGTTGAGGAGCAACAAATGTTCCAGAATGTAACACTTACTATTGCAGCTGCAGAAAATGAATTAACTGAGCCCAACAGCCTGTCTTTAGAGATAATCTACGAT GCTGAGGCAGAAGTTTTGAGGCTGCAAGAAATGAAAACAAGTAAAATTAAAGAAGTTCTTTTGAAAAAGAGATTGATTTTGGAGGAAATATGTTTGAGATCACACATGATTGTTGAAGGACAATATATAAAAGATCTCTCGATAGAATCTATCGAGTCAG GGGCAATTAGTGCATCCTATCTACTTGAAGAATTAGAGGCACAAATTTCCAAGGTTAAAGAGGAAGCTTTCAGTAGAAAAGAGATTCTTGAAAAGGTCCAGAAATGGTTGCTTGCATGCGAAGAAGAATGCTGGCTAGAAGAATACAACAGG GATGACAATCGTTACAATGCCGGGCGAGGTGCACATCTTATGCTTAAGCGTGCTGAGAAGGCTCGTGTGCTTGTAAATAAAATTCCAG GAATGGTAGACACTCTGAAGTCAAAGTTAAAAGCTTgggagaaagaaagaaacacaGAGTTCCTGTACGATGGT GTTGGTCTAATTTCCATGATTGATCAGTACACCGAAATAAAGCTCTTGAAAGAACAAGAGCGTCAAATTCAGAAG AAGAAGCTGCAGGGACAGTTAATGGCTGAGCAAGAAGCAATCTATGGTTCAAAACCGAGTCCATCCAAGAGCGGAGCCAAGTGTTTAAGACCTTCAACTGGAGGTGCAGCTAGTAAAAGGTTTTCATTAGGTGGATCCACGCTCCAAACTGCACTCGATAAAGCTACTCCCTCTTCGCGTAGCATTCACAAGAAAAACCCTGTGAAGCGCCAGACTTTGAACAACAGCCATCACCATACTGGCCTTGCAGCTCTCTCTTCTG GCAAGAAAAACACGCACAATGGCACGGTTAAACAGCATTCGAGCCAGTCATCAATCTCACATCACAGTGGATCAGCAAGATTGAGGAAGGCCCTCTCTCCCCTGTCTTCATTATGCTCCAATGTCATTCTTCAGCAGGAGGAACAGAACACGAAGAACTCGGTGCTTCAAGATGCTGAGATTGGTTGTTACAAAACCCCAGCAGCAGCAATGCCAACAAAGAGGTATTATTCTGCAAATGATGAGAACAGAACACCAAAGACAATGCCAATCCCAGTGCCAGCCACTCCTCCAACAGCATCTAGTGCTATGCGAACCGCTAAAACCCCTTTCACGCCGGGTGTGGGTGTTCGTGCAACTGAACAAGTCGAGTACTCGTTTGAGGAGAGAAGAGCTGGCTTTGCTGTTGCTAGAACACTCTCCATGGTTGATGTTTGA
- the LOC121765490 gene encoding uncharacterized protein LOC121765490 — MNPSKIEEDLFHHLGPSPHHHHHLQQFMDPLSQPSIDDDAFSLAEIDLFRDDEDEDGGSHSSSDAEIPLPQPNDTVQFQNPNLPNPPSINHNKRPMNQASFCISPEPHISSQFYTFNKESHALMIQCLIEGRLATPEEIRAATPPPVLSSWRSVWKDRNEDTAYLTAWKRIQDKLNVHVSESASCITGNSSHFLCFKNNTSQYVSHVDQWQDIVMSFHSDADFKHLGLKETIERIKQLWTVGAKFYGIPESYIRTCVAACPICSDESSGCAPRSKRRRFEYTESFDVPAKEVPLQLQQLAAKHKVVLCIRQKYIRYKPFMAEVKDYACHRAGEPASSKKSRMLKREPYTSKRCGCGFRIRAIVPISNYNEKDKTFVYEEEGTAVFKLYAVHSGHEPGPLDGNARIMHRMVGHKGGLLMDQDNVYGMAEDGESESFGFLGKDSGDLQHSVLQQVQELRNELGLLEGRLGKIPPSLLGSVSRELFDMANKLRNVADDGSKSVGLLSEKQHQHLDDVLVVEHDLPDWVDDHHTRIYGDGKDADVLEDDEDSFGRTLGEVASWDRMRTECRNEKDLLGETCKEEKWLKCGDFDQKGILGCSNPKLTKPLRHDEAMDTNVGLAGIQVDAFYPENPKWFDSPCGLDPAADCEDGGFRHGEMGDRVETIHLGEPTLTKF, encoded by the coding sequence ATGAATCCAAGCAAAATTGAGGAAGATCTCTTCCACCACTTGGGCCCATCGCCGCACCACCACCATCACCTCCAGCAGTTCATGGACCCTCTATCTCAGCCCTCAATCGACGACGACGCCTTCTCCCTCGCCGAAATCGACCTCTTCCGCGACGACGAGGATGAAGACGGCGGAAGCCACTCCTCGTCCGATGCCGAAATCCCCCTCCCACAACCCAATGACACCGTTCAATTTCAGAACCCTAATTTGCCAAATCCCCCCTCAATCAACCACAACAAGCGGCCGATGAACCAGGCTTCGTTTTGCATTAGCCCCGAGCCGCATATTTCCTCCCAATTCTACACCTTTAACAAGGAATCGCATGCTCTTATGATTCAGTGCTTAATTGAGGGCCGACTGGCCACGCCGGAGGAGATCCGAGCCGCGACCCCGCCTCCTGTGCTCTCCAGCTGGCGCTCGGTGTGGAAGGATCGGAACGAGGACACAGCCTATCTGACGGCGTGGAAGCGCATTCAGGACAAGCTCAATGTCCACGTGTCGGAATCGGCTTCTTGCATAACCGGTAACAGTAGCCATTTTCTTTGTTTCAAGAACAATACAAGTCAGTATGTTTCGCATGTTGATCAGTGGCAGGACATAGTTATGTCATTTCATAGTGATGCGGACTTCAAACACTTGGGGTTGAAAGAAACCATAGAGAGAATTAAGCAGCTGTGGACTGTAGGGGCAAAATTCTATGGCATTCCTGAAAGTTACATTAGGACATGTGTGGCTGCTTGCCCCATTTGCTCAGACGAGTCGTCTGGGTGTGCTCCAAGGTCTAAGAGGCGAAGGTTTGAATACACGGAATCTTTTGATGTGCCCGCCAAGGAAGTTCCATTGCAATTGCAACAATTGGCTGCGAAGCATAAGGTTGTATTGTGCATACGACAGAAATATATTAGATATAAGCCATTTATGGCAGAGGTCAAGGATTACGCGTGTCATAGAGCAGGAGAGCCAGCTTCCTCGAAAAAATCGCGTATGCTGAAGAGAGAGCCATATACATCCAAGCGGTGTGGGTGTGGCTTTCGTATCAGGGCGATAGTTCCAATATCAAATTATAATGAGAAGGATAAGACATTTGTCTATGAGGAAGAGGGGACAGCTGTCTTTAAGCTTTACGCGGTGCATTCAGGACATGAGCCTGGGCCCTTGGATGGAAATGCTAGGATTATGCATCGAATGGTGGGACATAAAGGGGGTCTGTTGATGGATCAAGATAATGTATACGGGATGGCTGAGGATGGGGAAAGTGAGAGTTTTGGGTTCTTAGGAAAGGATTCAGGAGACTTGCAACATTCAGTTTTGCAGCAGGTGCAGGAACTGAGGAATGAACTGGGGTTGCTTGAGGGTAGGCTTGGCAAAATCCCACCATCACTGTTGGGGTCTGTGTCTCGTGAACTCTTTGATATGGCCAATAAGCTCAGAAATGTTGCAGATGATGGATCCAAGTCTGTTGGGTTGCTGTCAGAGAAGCAGCATCAGCATCTGGATGATGTGTTGGTGGTGGAGCATGATTTGCCAGATTGGGTTGATGACCACCACACTAGGATCTATGGTGATGGTAAGGATGCAGATGTATTAGAAGATGATGAGGACAGCTTTGGGAGAACGCTTGGTGAGGTTGCTTCCTGGGATCGGATGAGGACAGAATGCAGGAATGAGAAGGATCTTCTTGGTGAGACTTGTAAAGAGGAGAAGTGGTTGAAATGTGGTGACTTTGATCAGAAGGGAATTCTTGGCTGCAGTAACCCTAAACTGACCAAGCCCTTGAGGCATGATGAAGCTATGGATACAAATGTGGGTCTTGCTGGTATACAAGTAGATGCATTCTACCCCGAAAATCCTAAATGGTTTGATTCTCCTTGTGGACTGGACCCGGCTGCGGACTGTGAAGATGGTGGATTCAGACATGGGGAGATGGGAGATCGTGTAGAAACTATTCATCTTGGTGAACCCACTCTAACCAAATTCTga
- the LOC121765887 gene encoding glutathione S-transferase 2-like isoform X1 yields the protein MEPQDKVQVQSSSSAPKLLLYSYWQSSCSWRVRFALNLKGLSYEYRAVNLDKGDQFTPEFEKLNPLHYVPVLVDGDVVVSDSYAIILHLEQNYPQNPLLPSDPQLRAINLQAASIVSSSIQPLHMMAVMKYVEEKFGPEERAAWVQIHIEKGFLALEKLLKDCAGTFSTGDTAYMADVFLAPQIAITAKRFNIDMSEFPTLDAIYKSCIALPEFEVSLPEKQPDAVP from the exons ATGGAACCCCAGGACAAG GTGCAGGTTCAGTCATCATCATCAGCTCCCAAGCTACTACTCTACTCCTATTGGCAGAGCTCTTGTTCTTGGCGCGTTCGATTTGCTTTGAATCTTAAAG GACTTTCTTACGAGTACAGGGCTGTCAATCTTGATAAAGGAGACCAATTCACTCCAG AATTTGAGAAATTAAATCCCCTTCACTATGTTCCAGTATTGGTTGATGGAGATGTAGTTGTTTCAGACTCATATGCAATTATACTG CATTTGGAACAAAATTATCCTCAAAATCCTTTGTTGCCATCTGATCCTCAACTTCGAGCGATCAATCTTCAG GCTGCAAGTATTGTGTCATCCAGTATACAGCCTCTTCACATGATGGCGGTCATG AAATATGTTGAGGAAAAGTTTGGGCCGGAAGAGCGAGCAGCTTGGGTGCAGATCCATATAGAGAAAGGCTTCTTGG CCCTTGAAAAGCTGCTGAAAGACTGTGCTGGCACGTTTTCTACAGGAGACACGGCCTACATG GCAGATGTGTTCTTGGCTCCTCAAATTGCAATTACTGCAAAGAGATTTAATATCGATATG TCGGAATTCCCAACGTTGGATGCGATATATAAGTCGTGCATTGCACTGCCGGAGTTTGAGGTTTCTTTGCCTGAGAAACAACCTGATGCTGTGCCAtag
- the LOC121763565 gene encoding 65-kDa microtubule-associated protein 3-like isoform X1, with protein METTCGSLLLELQKMWDEVGEADNDRDIMLFELEQECLDAYRRKVDHANRSRAQLRQTVADAEAQLADISAALGDRPTHIKKSSGSLKQELETIMPQLEDMREKRNERKSQFSEVLKQINSISMELAGSAETSLVEISVDESDLSIKKLDDLRTQLLLLQKEKDERRELLLHLLSITNALCLVLGMDFKSTICSVHPSLDNTCERKSISADTIQGLSTVISRLKDVKLQRMQRLQDLAMTMVELWTLMDTPVEEQQMFQNVTLTIAAAENELTEPNSLSLEIIYDAEAEVLRLQEMKTSKIKEVLLKKRLILEEICLRSHMIVEGQYIKDLSIESIESGAISASYLLEELEAQISKVKEEAFSRKEILEKVQKWLLACEEECWLEEYNRDDNRYNAGRGAHLMLKRAEKARVLVNKIPGMVDTLKSKLKAWEKERNTEFLYDGVGLISMIDQYTEIKLLKEQERQIQKDQKKLQGQLMAEQEAIYGSKPSPSKSGAKCLRPSTGGAASKRFSLGGSTLQTALDKATPSSRSIHKKNPVKRQTLNNSHHHTGLAALSSGKKNTHNGTVKQHSSQSSISHHSGSARLRKALSPLSSLCSNVILQQEEQNTKNSVLQDAEIGCYKTPAAAMPTKRYYSANDENRTPKTMPIPVPATPPTASSAMRTAKTPFTPGVGVRATEQVEYSFEERRAGFAVARTLSMVDV; from the exons ATGGAAACAACTTGCGGTTCTCTTTTGTTAGAGCTACAG AAAATGTGGGATGAAGTTGGAGAGGCTGATAATGATAGGGATATAATGCTTTTTGAACTTGAACAAGAATGTCTGGATGCATATAGAAGGAAAGTGGACCATGCAAACCGTTCAAGAGCTCAGCTGAGACAGACAGTTGCTGATGCTGAAGCCCAGCTTGCGGACATTAGCGCTGCATTGGGAGACCGACCAACTCATATTAAGAAG AGTTCTGGGAGCCTGAAGCAAGAGCTTGAGACAATTATGCCCCAGCTGGAAGatatgagagagaaaagaaatgaGAGGAAGAGCCAATTTTCAGAGGTTCTGAAACAAATTAATAGCATCTCTATGGAGCTTGCTGGTTCAGCGGAAACAAGTCTTGTTGAAATATCTGTTGATGAGAGTGATTTGTCTATAAAAAAGTTGGATGACTTACGTACTCAGTTGCTTTTGTTGCAAAAAGAAAAG GATGAACGCAGAGAACTGCTGCTTCATCTATTGAGTATCACTAATGCTCTATGCTTGGTGCTTGGGATGGACTTCAAATCGACAATTTGCAGTGTTCATCCGTCTCTGGACAACACATGTGAAAGGAAAAGTATAAGTGCAGATACAATACAGGGTTTATCTACTGTCATATCTAGGCTTAAGGATGTTAAGTTGCAGCGCATGCAAAGG CTTCAAGATCTTGCAATGACCATGGTAGAACTCTGGACTCTGATGGATACACCAGTTGAGGAGCAACAAATGTTCCAGAATGTAACACTTACTATTGCAGCTGCAGAAAATGAATTAACTGAGCCCAACAGCCTGTCTTTAGAGATAATCTACGAT GCTGAGGCAGAAGTTTTGAGGCTGCAAGAAATGAAAACAAGTAAAATTAAAGAAGTTCTTTTGAAAAAGAGATTGATTTTGGAGGAAATATGTTTGAGATCACACATGATTGTTGAAGGACAATATATAAAAGATCTCTCGATAGAATCTATCGAGTCAG GGGCAATTAGTGCATCCTATCTACTTGAAGAATTAGAGGCACAAATTTCCAAGGTTAAAGAGGAAGCTTTCAGTAGAAAAGAGATTCTTGAAAAGGTCCAGAAATGGTTGCTTGCATGCGAAGAAGAATGCTGGCTAGAAGAATACAACAGG GATGACAATCGTTACAATGCCGGGCGAGGTGCACATCTTATGCTTAAGCGTGCTGAGAAGGCTCGTGTGCTTGTAAATAAAATTCCAG GAATGGTAGACACTCTGAAGTCAAAGTTAAAAGCTTgggagaaagaaagaaacacaGAGTTCCTGTACGATGGT GTTGGTCTAATTTCCATGATTGATCAGTACACCGAAATAAAGCTCTTGAAAGAACAAGAGCGTCAAATTCAGAAG GATCAGAAGAAGCTGCAGGGACAGTTAATGGCTGAGCAAGAAGCAATCTATGGTTCAAAACCGAGTCCATCCAAGAGCGGAGCCAAGTGTTTAAGACCTTCAACTGGAGGTGCAGCTAGTAAAAGGTTTTCATTAGGTGGATCCACGCTCCAAACTGCACTCGATAAAGCTACTCCCTCTTCGCGTAGCATTCACAAGAAAAACCCTGTGAAGCGCCAGACTTTGAACAACAGCCATCACCATACTGGCCTTGCAGCTCTCTCTTCTG GCAAGAAAAACACGCACAATGGCACGGTTAAACAGCATTCGAGCCAGTCATCAATCTCACATCACAGTGGATCAGCAAGATTGAGGAAGGCCCTCTCTCCCCTGTCTTCATTATGCTCCAATGTCATTCTTCAGCAGGAGGAACAGAACACGAAGAACTCGGTGCTTCAAGATGCTGAGATTGGTTGTTACAAAACCCCAGCAGCAGCAATGCCAACAAAGAGGTATTATTCTGCAAATGATGAGAACAGAACACCAAAGACAATGCCAATCCCAGTGCCAGCCACTCCTCCAACAGCATCTAGTGCTATGCGAACCGCTAAAACCCCTTTCACGCCGGGTGTGGGTGTTCGTGCAACTGAACAAGTCGAGTACTCGTTTGAGGAGAGAAGAGCTGGCTTTGCTGTTGCTAGAACACTCTCCATGGTTGATGTTTGA
- the LOC121763695 gene encoding proteasome subunit beta type-1-like, which translates to MTKQQANWSPYDNNGGTVVAIAGADYCVIAADTRMSTGYSILTRDYSKIIQLADKSVLASSGFQADVRALQKVLAARHLTYQHQHNKQMSCPAMAHLLSNTLYFKRFFPYYAFNVLGGLDSEGKGCVFTYDAVGSYERVGYSAQGSGATLITPFLDNQLKSPSPLLLPAKDAVTPLSEIEAIDLVKTCFASASERDIYTGDKVEMLVLNASGIRREFMELRKD; encoded by the exons ATGACAAAGCAGCAGGCGAATTGGTCTCCCTACGACAACAATGGAGG AACCGTTGTTGCGATTGCCGGAGCTGATTACTGTGTGATTGCCGCTGACACTCGAATGTCCACTGGCTACAGTATTCTTACTCGCGATTACTCCAAAATTATTCAGCT AGCGGACAAATCTGTGTTGGCGTCCTCAGGTTTCCAGGCTGATGTAAGAGCTCTACAAAAGGTCTTAGCTGCTAGACACTTG ACTTATCAACACCAGCATAACAAGCAAATGAGCTGCCCTGCAATGGCTCATTTGCTGTCTAATACCCTGTACTTCAAACGTTTCTTCCCATACTATGCTTTCAATGTCTTGGGTGGCCTTGACAGTGAGG GAAAGGGATGTGTCTTCACATATGATGCTGTTGGATCTTACGAACGGGTGGGATACAGTGCCCAAGGTTCTGGTGCAACTCTTATCACACCCTTCTTGGACAACCAACTGAAATCTCCAAGTCCTCTTTTGTTGCCTGCAAAG GATGCAGTGACTCCACTTTCAGAGATAGAAGCCATCGACTTGGTCAAAACCTGTTTTGCATCAGCATCTGAAAGAGATATTTACACA GGAGACAAGGTGGAGATGCTTGTATTGAATGCTAGTGGTATCCGTCGTGAGTTCATGGAGCTCAGGAAAGATTAG